One window from the genome of Balaenoptera musculus isolate JJ_BM4_2016_0621 chromosome 3, mBalMus1.pri.v3, whole genome shotgun sequence encodes:
- the DNAJB1 gene encoding dnaJ homolog subfamily B member 1 yields the protein MGKDYYQTLGLARGASDEEIKRAYRRQALRYHPDKNKEPGAEEKFKEIAEAYDVLSDPRKREIFDRYGEEGLKGSGPSGGSSGGANGTSFSYTFHGDPHAMFAEFFGGRNPFDTFFGQRNGEEGMDIDDPFSGFPMGMGGFTNMNFGRSRPAQEPTRRKQDPPVTHDLRVSLEEIYSGCTKKMKISHKRLNPDGKSIRNEDKILTIEVKRGWKEGTKITFPKEGDQTSNNIPADIVFVLKDKPHNIFKRDGSDVIYPARITLREALCGCTVNVPTLDGRTIPVVFKDVIRPGMRRKVPGEGLPLPKMPEKRGDLIIEFEVIFPERIPQTSRTVLEQVLPI from the exons ATGGGCAAGGACTATTACCAGACGCTGGGCCTGGCCCGCGGTGCGTCGGATGAGGAGATCAAGAGGGCCTACCGTCGCCAGGCGCTGCGTTACCACCCAGACAAGAACAAGGAGCCCGGCGCCGAGGAGAAGTTCAAGGAGATCGCCGAGGCCTACGACGTGCTCAGCGACCCGCGCAAGCGCGAGATCTTCGACCGCTATGGAGAGGAAG GCCTAAAGGGCAGTGGCCCCAGTGGCGGGAGCAGCGGTGGTGCTAATGGTACCTCTTTCAGCTACACATTCCATGGAGACCCTCACGCCATGTTTGCTGAGTTCTTCGGTGGCCGAAATCCCTTTGACACCTTTTTTGGGCAGCGCAACGGGGAGGAAGGCATGGACATCGATGACCCATTCTCAGGCTTCCCCATGGGCATGGGTGGCTTCACCAACATGAACTTTGGCCGCTCCCGCCCTGCCCAAGAGCCCACCCGAAGGAAGCAAGATCCCCCCGTCACCCATGACCTTAGGGTATCACTTGAAGAGATCTATAGCGGCTgtaccaagaaaatgaaaatctctcATAAGCGGCTGAACCCTGATGGAAAGAGCATTCGCAACGAAGACAAAATCTTGACCATTGAAGTGAAGCGGGGGTGGAAAGAAGGGACCAAAATCACCTTCCCCAAGGAAGGAGACCAGACCTCCAACAACATTCCAGCCGACATCGTCTTTGTTTTAAAGGACAAGCCACACAATATCTTTAAGAGAGATGGCTCTGATGTCATTTACCCAGCCAGGATCACCCTTCGGGAG GCTCTGTGTGGCTGTACAGTGAATGTCCCAACTCTGGACGGCAGGACCATACCTGTTGTATTCAAGGATGTCATCAGGCCTGGCATGCGGCGAAAAGTTCCTGGCGAAGGACTTCCTCTCCCCAAAATGCCCGAGAAACGTGGGGACCTCATTATTGAGTTTGAAGTGATCTTCCCCGAAAGGATTCCCCAGACATCAAGAACCGTTCTTGAGCAGGTTCTTCCGATATAG
- the TECR gene encoding very-long-chain enoyl-CoA reductase isoform X3, which produces MKHSEVEILDAKTREKLCFLDKVEPQATIAEIKNLFTKTHPQWYPARQSLRLDPKGKSLKDEDILQKLPVGTTATLYFRDLGAQISWVTVFLTEYAGPLFIYLLFYFRVPFIYGHKYDFTSSRHTVVHLACICHSFHYIKRLLETLFVHRFSHGTMPLRNIFKNCTYYWGFAAWMAYYINHPLYTPPTYGAQQVKLALAIFVICQLGNFSIHMALRDLRPAGSKTRKIPYPTKNPFTWLFLLVSCPNYTYEVGSWIGFAIMTQCVPVALFSLVGFTQMTIWAKGKHRSYLKEFRDYPPLRMPIIPFLL; this is translated from the exons ATGAAGCACTCTGAG GTGGAGATTCTGGACGCAAAGACGCGGGAGaagctgtgcttcctggacaag GTGGAGCCCCAAGCCACCATTGCCGAGATCAAGAACCTTTTCACCAAGACCC ACCCACAGTGGTACCCTGCCCGCCAGTCGCTCCGCCTGGACCCCA AGGGCAAGTCCCTGAAGGATGAAGACATTCTGCAGAAGCTGCCCGTGGGCACCACGGCCACTCTCTACTTCCGGGACCTGGGGGCCCAGATCAGCTGGGTAACG gtctTCCTGACAGAGTACGCCGGGCCCCTTTTCATCTATCTGCTCTTCTACTTTCGGGTGCCCTTCATCTATGGCCACAAATATGACTTCACGTCCAGTCGGCACACGGTGGTACA cctcgCCTGCATCTGCCACTCATTCCATTACATCAAGCGCCTGCTGGAGACGCTCTTCGTGCACCGCTTCTCCCACGGCACCATGCCCTTGCGCAACATCTTCAAG AACTGCACCTACTACTGGGGCTTCGCCGCGTGGATGGCCTATTACATCAACCACCCTCTCTACACGCCCCCCA CTTACGGAGCTCAGCAGGTTAAACTGGCGCTCGCCATCTTCGTG ATCTGCCAGCTCGGCAACTTCTCCATCCACATGGCCCTGCGGGACCTGCGGCCAGCTG GGTCTaagaccaggaagatcccataccCCACCAAGAACCCCTTCACGTGGCTCTTCCTGCTGGTGTCCTGCCCCAATTACACCTACGAG GTGGGGTCCTGGATTGGCTTTGCCATCATGACACAGTGTGTCCCAG TGGCCCTCTTCTCCCTGGTGGGCTTCACCCAGATGACCATCTGGGCCAAGGGCAAGCACCGCAGCTACCTGAAGGAGTTCCGAGACTACCCGCCCCTGCGCATGCCCATCATCCCCTTCCTGCTCTGA
- the TECR gene encoding very-long-chain enoyl-CoA reductase isoform X1: MPVLGISLPPVPLGVRVHSKALQSGQLSPWRAAPRSRLPGGLWRGSWGALWSSFIFSRAVAVGPLGLHLHRSWRSQGRHGLPSSTAAEFDLAGLAQSTSRGEVEILDAKTREKLCFLDKVEPQATIAEIKNLFTKTHPQWYPARQSLRLDPKGKSLKDEDILQKLPVGTTATLYFRDLGAQISWVTVFLTEYAGPLFIYLLFYFRVPFIYGHKYDFTSSRHTVVHLACICHSFHYIKRLLETLFVHRFSHGTMPLRNIFKNCTYYWGFAAWMAYYINHPLYTPPTYGAQQVKLALAIFVICQLGNFSIHMALRDLRPAGSKTRKIPYPTKNPFTWLFLLVSCPNYTYEVGSWIGFAIMTQCVPVALFSLVGFTQMTIWAKGKHRSYLKEFRDYPPLRMPIIPFLL, encoded by the exons ATGCCTGTTCTGGGGATCTCCCTTCCCCCCGTGCCGTTGGGTGTCCGTGTCCACTCGAAAGCATTACAGTCAGGGCAACTCAGCCCTTGGAGGGCTGCCCCCAGGTCCCGCCTCCCAGGAGGTCTGTGGCGTGGCTCCTGGGGGGCTCTGTGGAGCAGTTTTATATTTAGCCGGGCCGTGGCTGTTGGGCCACTCGGGTTACATCTGCACAGAAGCTGGCGGAGCCAAGGCAGGCACGGGCTCCCTTCCAGCACCGCGGCAGAATTTGATCTCGCCGGCCTGGCCCAGAGCACTTCGCGCGGGGAG GTGGAGATTCTGGACGCAAAGACGCGGGAGaagctgtgcttcctggacaag GTGGAGCCCCAAGCCACCATTGCCGAGATCAAGAACCTTTTCACCAAGACCC ACCCACAGTGGTACCCTGCCCGCCAGTCGCTCCGCCTGGACCCCA AGGGCAAGTCCCTGAAGGATGAAGACATTCTGCAGAAGCTGCCCGTGGGCACCACGGCCACTCTCTACTTCCGGGACCTGGGGGCCCAGATCAGCTGGGTAACG gtctTCCTGACAGAGTACGCCGGGCCCCTTTTCATCTATCTGCTCTTCTACTTTCGGGTGCCCTTCATCTATGGCCACAAATATGACTTCACGTCCAGTCGGCACACGGTGGTACA cctcgCCTGCATCTGCCACTCATTCCATTACATCAAGCGCCTGCTGGAGACGCTCTTCGTGCACCGCTTCTCCCACGGCACCATGCCCTTGCGCAACATCTTCAAG AACTGCACCTACTACTGGGGCTTCGCCGCGTGGATGGCCTATTACATCAACCACCCTCTCTACACGCCCCCCA CTTACGGAGCTCAGCAGGTTAAACTGGCGCTCGCCATCTTCGTG ATCTGCCAGCTCGGCAACTTCTCCATCCACATGGCCCTGCGGGACCTGCGGCCAGCTG GGTCTaagaccaggaagatcccataccCCACCAAGAACCCCTTCACGTGGCTCTTCCTGCTGGTGTCCTGCCCCAATTACACCTACGAG GTGGGGTCCTGGATTGGCTTTGCCATCATGACACAGTGTGTCCCAG TGGCCCTCTTCTCCCTGGTGGGCTTCACCCAGATGACCATCTGGGCCAAGGGCAAGCACCGCAGCTACCTGAAGGAGTTCCGAGACTACCCGCCCCTGCGCATGCCCATCATCCCCTTCCTGCTCTGA
- the TECR gene encoding very-long-chain enoyl-CoA reductase isoform X2, whose amino-acid sequence MDLSVSVVARETSQGLGPVFGLNGLPRPMPPKTIKKPKKAVLFFEVEILDAKTREKLCFLDKVEPQATIAEIKNLFTKTHPQWYPARQSLRLDPKGKSLKDEDILQKLPVGTTATLYFRDLGAQISWVTVFLTEYAGPLFIYLLFYFRVPFIYGHKYDFTSSRHTVVHLACICHSFHYIKRLLETLFVHRFSHGTMPLRNIFKNCTYYWGFAAWMAYYINHPLYTPPTYGAQQVKLALAIFVICQLGNFSIHMALRDLRPAGSKTRKIPYPTKNPFTWLFLLVSCPNYTYEVGSWIGFAIMTQCVPVALFSLVGFTQMTIWAKGKHRSYLKEFRDYPPLRMPIIPFLL is encoded by the exons ATGGACCTGAGCGTGAGCGTGGTGGCCCGGGAGACCAGCCAGGGCCTTGGCCCCGTCTTTGGTCTCAATGGACTCCCCCGGCCCATGCCCCCCAAGACGATCAAGAAACCTAAAAAGGCCGTTCTCTTCTTTGAGGTGGAGATTCTGGACGCAAAGACGCGGGAGaagctgtgcttcctggacaag GTGGAGCCCCAAGCCACCATTGCCGAGATCAAGAACCTTTTCACCAAGACCC ACCCACAGTGGTACCCTGCCCGCCAGTCGCTCCGCCTGGACCCCA AGGGCAAGTCCCTGAAGGATGAAGACATTCTGCAGAAGCTGCCCGTGGGCACCACGGCCACTCTCTACTTCCGGGACCTGGGGGCCCAGATCAGCTGGGTAACG gtctTCCTGACAGAGTACGCCGGGCCCCTTTTCATCTATCTGCTCTTCTACTTTCGGGTGCCCTTCATCTATGGCCACAAATATGACTTCACGTCCAGTCGGCACACGGTGGTACA cctcgCCTGCATCTGCCACTCATTCCATTACATCAAGCGCCTGCTGGAGACGCTCTTCGTGCACCGCTTCTCCCACGGCACCATGCCCTTGCGCAACATCTTCAAG AACTGCACCTACTACTGGGGCTTCGCCGCGTGGATGGCCTATTACATCAACCACCCTCTCTACACGCCCCCCA CTTACGGAGCTCAGCAGGTTAAACTGGCGCTCGCCATCTTCGTG ATCTGCCAGCTCGGCAACTTCTCCATCCACATGGCCCTGCGGGACCTGCGGCCAGCTG GGTCTaagaccaggaagatcccataccCCACCAAGAACCCCTTCACGTGGCTCTTCCTGCTGGTGTCCTGCCCCAATTACACCTACGAG GTGGGGTCCTGGATTGGCTTTGCCATCATGACACAGTGTGTCCCAG TGGCCCTCTTCTCCCTGGTGGGCTTCACCCAGATGACCATCTGGGCCAAGGGCAAGCACCGCAGCTACCTGAAGGAGTTCCGAGACTACCCGCCCCTGCGCATGCCCATCATCCCCTTCCTGCTCTGA
- the NDUFB7 gene encoding NADH dehydrogenase [ubiquinone] 1 beta subcomplex subunit 7 — MGAHLARRYLGDASVEPDPLRMPTFPPDYGFPGRKEREMVATQQEMNDAQLVLQQRDYCAHYLIRLLRCKRDSFPNFLACKHEQHDWDSCEHLDYVKRMKEFERERRLLQRKKRRQQREADVARGQGSGEVGPGVAL, encoded by the exons ATGGGGGCGCACTTGGCGCGGCGCTACCTGGGCGATGCATCGGTGGAGCCCGACCCCCTGCGGATGCCCACCTTCCCGCCAGACTACGGCTTCCCCGGGCGCAAAGAACGAG AGATGGTGGCCACTCAGCAGGAGATGAACGACGCACAGCTGGTGCTGCAGCAGCGGGACTACTGCGCCCACTACCTCATCCGGCTCCTCAGGTGCAAGCGTGACAGCTTCCCCAACTTCCTGGCCTGCAAGCATGAGCAGCACGACTGGGACTCCTGCGAGCACCTCGA CTACGTGAAGCGCATGAAGGAGTTTGAGCGGGAGCGGCGGCTGCTCCAGCGGAAGAAGAGGCGGCAGCAGAGGGAGGCGGACGTGGCCAGAGGCCAGGGGTCCGGTGAGGTGGGCCCCGGGGTGGCCTTGTAG